The genomic window CAGCATGGGCGAGTTGAAGGTGCCTGCCGACGCCCTGTACGGCGCGCAGACCCAGCGCGCGATCGATAATTTCCCCATCTCCGGCCTGCATTTGCCGCGATCCTTCATTCGGGCGCTGGGGCTGATCAAGGTGGCGGCCGCGGAGGCGAATCTCGCACTGGGGCATCTGAAGAAAACGCAGGCCTCGGCGATCCGCAAGGCTGCCTTGGCAGTGGCCGAAGGGAAGTTCGATGACCAGTTCCCGATCGACGTCTTCCAGACCGGTTCGGGTACCAGCACCAACATGAACGCCAACGAGGTGATTGCACATCTCGCAGCGAAAGCGGGTGCCAAGATCCATCCGAACGATCATGTGAATTACGGGCAAAGCTCCAACGACGTGATTCCCACCGCCATCCATGTCAGCGCGACCCTGACCACGCATGAAGAGCTGCTGCCAGCGCTGAAACGTCTCAAGCGCACGATCGATCGACGCGCACAGCAACTGCGCAATGTGCCCAAGACCGGGCGCACGCATCTGATGGATGCGATGCCGGTGACCTTCGGGCAGGAGCTTTCCGGTTGGTCGGCGCAAATCGAGTCGGCCATCGAGCGTATCCAGGATAGCCTCAAGCGTATGCGCCAGCTGCCGCTGGGTGGTACGGCGGTAGGTACGGGTATCAACGCTGATCCCAAGTTCGGCACCGCAGTGGCGCGTGAGCTGAAGAAGCTGACCGATGTGCGTTTCGATTCCGCGGACAATTATTTCGAAGGCATGGCCGCACAGGATGCAGCCGTCGAACTTTCCGGTCAGCTCAAGACGCTGGCGGTGGGCTTGATGAAAATCGCCAACGACTTGCGCTGGATGAACTCCGGTCCGCTTGCCGGCATCGGCGAAATTGAATTGCCAGCGTTGCAGCCTGGCTCGTCGATCATGCCGGGTAAGGTGAATCCGGTGATTCCCGAAGCCACCGCGATGGTGGCGGCGCAGGTGATCGGCAATGATGCCGCGATTACTGTGGCCGGCCAGTCGGGCAACTTCCAGCTCAACGTGATGTTGCCGCTGATCGCCTACAACCTGTTGCAGTCGATCCATATTCTCGCCAACGTCTCGCGTTTGCTGGCGGATAACGCGATTGCCGGTTTCCGCGTTAATACGGAGCGCGTGGATCAGGCGCTGGCAATGAATCCGATCCTGGTGACGGCATTGAATCCGGTGATTGGCTACGAGAAAGGTGCAGCGATTGCCAAGCAGGCTTACAAGGAGAAGCGTCCGATCATGGACGTGGCGCTGGAGAAGTCAGGATTGTCCAAGGATGTGTTGACGAAGCTGCTGGATCCGCGAGCGTTGACCAAAGGTGGCATCCATGGTGAAGGCGGTGGTGGTGGCGGTTGATTCACCGCCATTTTGTCAGTTAGCGACGGTGTCGTCCTTGCAGTCGCTGATGTCGTGATTGGTGACGAGATGACTATAGGGCTGGAAGGCAGGAAGCTTGGCAGCAAGTTGGTCCTGTGCGGTCTGAATGGCACCAAGGTCTTGGCATATTTTCAACGCCGACTGCTTCACTAGCTGGGCCTTGGCTTCGACATCCTGCCCGATCTGTTCGGGATGGCCGCTGGAGAGTGCCTGGGTCACACTCTTTGCCACTTGCTCGCCTATGGCCGCGCCCGCCTTGCCGGTGGCGATGCCATCCGTGCGCACCATCATGGCATTTTGGTAGTAGGTTTTTAGCAGTTCGCGCACGGCTGGATCAACGGCAACGGCCTGCTGGTTGATCTGCAGATCGCCATTGGCGCTGATCACAGCATCCGGTGCATTCGAAACGTACACCCTGATCTGCCCATCGCCTGCATGGATGCCGCCGTGGGAAAGATGAATGCCGGGACCGATGTTGACAATCGAATAGTCACTGCTGCCGTGGCCGCAGGCAGTGAGCAGACTGCATAAAGCCAGGGTTCCGAGCACATTTGCATAGTTCATGGCGATGCCTGTTGTTTGGGCGATGAATGCGCTTGGCAGAGCAGGGGGTCAGTTCTTGTTGTCGTTCTGGCAACTGGTGACGCTTTTTTGGGTCATGAGGTTTCCGTATGGCTTGAACTCGGCAAGCTGCGCGCTGAGCTGATCTTGCACCGTTTTGATATTGGCGCTGTCCTGGCACATTTTCTGGCTGAGTTTGCTCAATTGATCGGCGCCTGCTGAGGCATCCTGATCCTGGTCGGTTTTGGATTTGCCTTGCACTTTGTTCGCTAGTGCTTTAACTCCCATCCCGGCGCCAACCTTGCCCATTTCCTTGCCGGTTTGGCTCACGTCGTGGACATTTTGGTAATACAGCATCAGCAGTCCACGTTGAGCGGGATTGATCGTGATCACCTTATCAGCGATCTCCAGGTCACCGTTGGCGTTGATGGCGGCATCCGGCGTGCCGCTGACGTGCAAGGTCACGATGTTGTCTTTCAACGTGATCGCGCCATCCTCCATCGAGGTATCAGGTATGTCGCAGGCGCTGATGGCGGTGCACAGCGCAAGCAGCAGGATCGTTCGTTGGTACTTCATGATGTGTTCCCCTATCTGATCATGGTTGGCCAAGCGAAAAGTGTGTCGCTTCAGCTGTCGTCGCGCCAGCGGCGGAACCAGACGGACAGGGCGAGCATCGCGACACCGGCGACGGCGCCAATCCAGATGTCGGGCTTAGCCAGAACGCTGTAGGCGTTGGACAGGCTGAAGAAGTCACTGATGGCTTGCGGATCATGGCCGATCTGCACCAGGCCTGTGTCCTTGAACCAGCCGCCAGGGAAGACGCTGAACAACACGCGCGCCAGGATCTCGCGCCAGTACCAGTCGCTTCTCACGTCAAGCAGGCCGAGAATGTGGAACCAGCTCAGGATGACACCCAGCGCGACCGGAATCACCACTGCCCACAGGAAGGGTTTGCTCCTGGCCCAC from Dyella caseinilytica includes these protein-coding regions:
- a CDS encoding class II fumarate hydratase, whose amino-acid sequence is MSGFRIEHDSMGELKVPADALYGAQTQRAIDNFPISGLHLPRSFIRALGLIKVAAAEANLALGHLKKTQASAIRKAALAVAEGKFDDQFPIDVFQTGSGTSTNMNANEVIAHLAAKAGAKIHPNDHVNYGQSSNDVIPTAIHVSATLTTHEELLPALKRLKRTIDRRAQQLRNVPKTGRTHLMDAMPVTFGQELSGWSAQIESAIERIQDSLKRMRQLPLGGTAVGTGINADPKFGTAVARELKKLTDVRFDSADNYFEGMAAQDAAVELSGQLKTLAVGLMKIANDLRWMNSGPLAGIGEIELPALQPGSSIMPGKVNPVIPEATAMVAAQVIGNDAAITVAGQSGNFQLNVMLPLIAYNLLQSIHILANVSRLLADNAIAGFRVNTERVDQALAMNPILVTALNPVIGYEKGAAIAKQAYKEKRPIMDVALEKSGLSKDVLTKLLDPRALTKGGIHGEGGGGGG
- a CDS encoding DUF2884 domain-containing protein; this encodes MNYANVLGTLALCSLLTACGHGSSDYSIVNIGPGIHLSHGGIHAGDGQIRVYVSNAPDAVISANGDLQINQQAVAVDPAVRELLKTYYQNAMMVRTDGIATGKAGAAIGEQVAKSVTQALSSGHPEQIGQDVEAKAQLVKQSALKICQDLGAIQTAQDQLAAKLPAFQPYSHLVTNHDISDCKDDTVAN